The Thioalkalivibrio sulfidiphilus HL-EbGr7 genome includes a window with the following:
- a CDS encoding pentapeptide repeat-containing protein: MTQSGTEHQLWFTRRQGAVSGPYPSGLISRYLILGRLHPQDQVSQDREAWSSISAHPELIPAELLLPDDAEGREARLRARLREDERQVINRRDLEEGVEPQDRRRDERRAPESVEFIQHRVQRERLNQAEPLGAPPKPVPWILAGVAVAGVLGLLMFLGDGARQADSQPDCQAAPGPGINWSYCRKTGMELSGADLSGATLASTDLMQARLSGARLVGANLGYADLRQADLRGGTSAAPPWWAP, from the coding sequence ATGACGCAGTCAGGGACTGAACACCAACTCTGGTTCACACGCCGCCAAGGCGCGGTGAGCGGGCCGTATCCCTCCGGACTCATCTCCCGCTACCTGATCCTCGGCCGTCTGCACCCCCAGGACCAGGTCAGCCAGGACCGGGAGGCCTGGTCCAGTATCTCTGCCCATCCGGAACTCATTCCCGCTGAACTGCTGCTGCCCGACGACGCCGAGGGGCGGGAGGCGCGGCTGCGTGCGCGCCTGCGCGAGGACGAGCGCCAGGTCATCAACCGTCGAGACCTGGAGGAGGGTGTCGAGCCCCAGGATCGGCGCCGGGATGAGCGTCGGGCACCGGAGTCCGTCGAATTCATCCAGCATCGTGTTCAGCGGGAACGCCTGAACCAGGCCGAGCCCCTGGGGGCGCCACCCAAACCCGTGCCCTGGATACTGGCGGGTGTCGCGGTGGCCGGGGTGCTGGGCCTGCTCATGTTCCTGGGCGATGGCGCCCGGCAGGCGGATTCGCAGCCCGATTGCCAGGCGGCTCCGGGGCCGGGGATCAACTGGAGCTATTGTCGCAAGACCGGGATGGAACTGAGCGGAGCGGATCTCAGCGGCGCCACCCTGGCCAGTACCGATCTGATGCAGGCCCGTCTCAGTGGCGCGCGGCTCGTGGGCGCGAACCTGGGCTACGCGGATCTGCGCCAGGCCGACCTGCGGGGGGGGACTTCAGCGGCGCCTCCCTGGTGGGCGCCCTGA